A window of Xiphophorus hellerii strain 12219 chromosome 7, Xiphophorus_hellerii-4.1, whole genome shotgun sequence contains these coding sequences:
- the ermn gene encoding uncharacterized protein ermn isoform X1, giving the protein MATNTALSNESKLRADEEEDAQASKMLEIINGRTVDASKVTEEPEDREVWSMEMGDDSVFYSDEEHAQLDKESANLTGFSGKRCKNPVNSVADGEGNQHMETNPGEKGNLEMKKELNQCTIWTEEEKQKLETFTSKRMHVSDPGESSAESYVTPGKFGKTSGEFVPQNKAATNVDQVRKEEVMTEADTSNQHLFDLLNDDGYIKLNGDAEFPQRLSGADTQKSSDMQSVGDVEAEFLQNPSQGQLNLPGPTKSDCSAFNHLSSSKYSTVSYRRIRRGNTRQRIEEFEFLLTSKK; this is encoded by the exons ATGGCAACAAATACAGCTCTTTCAAACGAATCAAAACTCAGAGctgatgaagaagaagatgcGCAAGCTTCAAAGATGCTGGAGATTATTAATGGGAGAACTGTTGATGCCTCAAAAGTGACAGAAGAGCCTGAGGACAGAGAGGTTTGGTCAATGGAGATGGGAGATGACTCGGTGTTCTACAGCGATGAGGAGCACGCTCAGTTGGACAAGGAATCTGCCAACTTAACTGGCTTCAGTGGCAAAAGGTGCAAAAATCCTGTTAACAGTGTGGCAGATGGTGAAGGCAACCAACACATGGAGACTAATCCAGGAGAGAAAGGaaacttggagatgaagaagGAATTGAACCAGTGCACCATCTGGACTGAAGAGGAAAAGCAGAAGCTTGAGACATTTACTAGTAAAAGAATGCATGTTTCAGACCCTGGGGAATCATCTGCAGAGTCTTATGTCACTCCTGGAAAGTTTGGGAAAACCTCTGGAGAGTTTGTGCCGCAAAATAAAGCAGCAACAAATG TGGACCAAGTTAGGAAAGAGGAAGTGATGACAGAAGCTGACACCTCAAATCAACACCTGTTTGACTTACTCAACGATGACGGTTATATAAAGCTGAATGGGGATGCAGAATTTCCTCAAAGACTGTCTGGTGCTGACACCCAGAAATCAAGTGACATGCAGTCTGTGGGAGATGTGGAAGCAGAGTTCCTGCAAAACCCCAGCCAAGGTCAGTTGAACCTGCCAGGGCCAACGAAATCTGACTGCAGCGCCTTCAACCACCTCTCCTCCTCCAAATACAGCACCGTGTCCTACCGCAGGATCCGCAGAGGCAACACACGACAGAGGATAGAGGAGTTTGAGTTCCTGCTGACGAGTAAAAAATAA
- the ermn gene encoding uncharacterized protein ermn isoform X2, which translates to MATNTALSNESKLRADEEEDAQASKMLEIINGRTVDASKVTEEPEDREVWSMEMGDDSVFYSDEEHAQLDKESANLTGFSGKRCKNPVNSVADGEGNQHMETNPGEKGNLEMKKELNQCTIWTEEEKQKLETFTSKRMHVSDPGESSAESYVTPGKFGKTSGEFVPQNKAATNVDQVRKEEVMTEADTSNQHLFDLLNDDGYIKLNGDAEFPQRLSGADTQKSSDMQSVGDVEAEFLQNPSQAPCPTAGSAEATHDRG; encoded by the exons ATGGCAACAAATACAGCTCTTTCAAACGAATCAAAACTCAGAGctgatgaagaagaagatgcGCAAGCTTCAAAGATGCTGGAGATTATTAATGGGAGAACTGTTGATGCCTCAAAAGTGACAGAAGAGCCTGAGGACAGAGAGGTTTGGTCAATGGAGATGGGAGATGACTCGGTGTTCTACAGCGATGAGGAGCACGCTCAGTTGGACAAGGAATCTGCCAACTTAACTGGCTTCAGTGGCAAAAGGTGCAAAAATCCTGTTAACAGTGTGGCAGATGGTGAAGGCAACCAACACATGGAGACTAATCCAGGAGAGAAAGGaaacttggagatgaagaagGAATTGAACCAGTGCACCATCTGGACTGAAGAGGAAAAGCAGAAGCTTGAGACATTTACTAGTAAAAGAATGCATGTTTCAGACCCTGGGGAATCATCTGCAGAGTCTTATGTCACTCCTGGAAAGTTTGGGAAAACCTCTGGAGAGTTTGTGCCGCAAAATAAAGCAGCAACAAATG TGGACCAAGTTAGGAAAGAGGAAGTGATGACAGAAGCTGACACCTCAAATCAACACCTGTTTGACTTACTCAACGATGACGGTTATATAAAGCTGAATGGGGATGCAGAATTTCCTCAAAGACTGTCTGGTGCTGACACCCAGAAATCAAGTGACATGCAGTCTGTGGGAGATGTGGAAGCAGAGTTCCTGCAAAACCCCAGCCAAG CACCGTGTCCTACCGCAGGATCCGCAGAGGCAACACACGACAGAGGATAG